A single region of the Roseivivax sp. THAF197b genome encodes:
- a CDS encoding leucyl aminopeptidase, which translates to MTELRGITVEQTDLESLADAEGRVAVCVSPDGKMSPGARRLNRLSKGAVKRAVESAAFEKAKAGDVLSLAYPAGMAAEAINLVKLARAPGQEEARRAGAALAKSSRSAVVLLAETTKRAADIALGLVLRSYAFSDHKSDKGEAYAPVTLMVSKPDEVSAEVETALAVAGGVVFTRDLVSEPANVLTTTEFANRLKDLEALGVEVEVVEEDRMAELGMNALLCVSQGSETPAKMVIMRWKGGAEGEAPLALVGKGVVFDTGGISLKPAAGMEDMTMDMGGAGVVAGVMKALAARKARANVTALVGLVENMPDGRATRPGDIVTSMKGDTIEVINTDAEGRLVLADVLWYAQEHENPAAMVDLATLTGACIIALGHENAGYFANDDDFHRAFEKAAAAEGEGAWRLPFGAGYAKQIETPLADIKNTGGRPAGTITAAEFLKVFVKDEVPWIHIDIAGVAKVAKDTPLAPKGATGWGVMALNRLVADRFETE; encoded by the coding sequence ATGACCGAATTGCGCGGGATCACGGTAGAGCAGACCGATCTCGAAAGCCTGGCCGATGCGGAGGGCCGCGTCGCGGTCTGCGTCAGCCCCGATGGCAAGATGAGCCCCGGCGCGCGGCGCCTCAATCGTCTGTCCAAGGGCGCCGTGAAGCGCGCGGTGGAGAGCGCGGCCTTCGAGAAGGCGAAAGCGGGCGATGTCCTGTCGCTGGCCTACCCGGCGGGCATGGCGGCCGAGGCGATCAATCTGGTCAAGCTCGCGCGCGCGCCGGGTCAGGAAGAGGCGCGCCGCGCCGGCGCCGCACTCGCGAAATCCTCCCGCAGCGCGGTGGTTCTGTTGGCAGAGACGACGAAGCGCGCTGCCGATATCGCGCTTGGGCTCGTGCTGCGGTCCTACGCGTTCAGCGACCACAAATCCGACAAGGGCGAGGCTTACGCGCCGGTCACGCTGATGGTGTCGAAGCCCGACGAGGTGAGCGCGGAGGTCGAGACCGCGCTGGCCGTCGCGGGCGGCGTCGTCTTCACCCGCGATCTGGTTTCCGAACCCGCGAATGTGCTGACCACGACCGAGTTCGCCAACCGCCTCAAGGATCTCGAGGCGCTCGGCGTCGAGGTCGAAGTGGTCGAGGAAGACCGCATGGCCGAGCTCGGCATGAATGCGCTCCTGTGCGTCAGCCAAGGCTCCGAGACGCCCGCGAAGATGGTCATCATGCGCTGGAAGGGCGGCGCGGAGGGCGAGGCGCCACTGGCCTTGGTGGGCAAGGGCGTGGTATTCGACACGGGCGGCATCTCGCTGAAACCGGCCGCGGGCATGGAAGACATGACCATGGATATGGGCGGTGCCGGCGTTGTCGCGGGCGTCATGAAGGCGCTGGCCGCGCGCAAGGCCCGTGCGAACGTGACGGCCCTTGTGGGCCTCGTGGAGAACATGCCCGACGGGCGCGCGACCCGGCCCGGCGATATCGTGACCTCCATGAAGGGCGACACGATCGAGGTGATCAACACCGATGCCGAGGGGCGGCTCGTTCTGGCGGATGTGCTCTGGTATGCGCAGGAGCATGAAAACCCCGCCGCGATGGTCGATCTGGCCACGCTGACCGGCGCCTGCATCATCGCCCTCGGGCACGAGAATGCGGGCTATTTCGCCAATGACGACGATTTCCATCGCGCCTTCGAGAAGGCCGCCGCTGCCGAGGGCGAGGGTGCCTGGCGCCTGCCGTTTGGCGCGGGCTACGCCAAGCAGATCGAGACGCCGCTCGCGGATATCAAGAACACCGGCGGCCGACCCGCAGGCACGATCACCGCAGCCGAGTTCCTCAAGGTCTTCGTGAAGGACGAGGTGCCGTGGATCCATATCGACATCGCGGGCGTCGCCAAGGTGGCAAAGGACACGCCGCTGGCACCCAAGGGCGCGACGGGCTGGGGCGTGATGGCGCTGAACCGGCTGGTTGCGGATCGGTTCGAAACGGAGTGA
- a CDS encoding DNA polymerase III subunit chi, with protein MGAAYFYHLTRRPLEETLPTLLEKARGAGWRVAVRGADAARLDWLDEKLWLGPEEGFLPHGRAGGPHDAAQPILLTTEARAANAPDCVMAIDGAEVAADEVQALARVCVLFDGNDPSAVQSARVQWKALTDAGCSAQYWSEESGRWEMKAER; from the coding sequence GTGGGCGCGGCCTATTTCTACCACCTGACCCGTCGTCCGCTCGAGGAGACGTTGCCCACGCTCCTCGAGAAGGCGCGCGGGGCCGGGTGGCGTGTGGCCGTGCGCGGCGCGGATGCGGCCCGGCTCGACTGGCTGGACGAAAAGCTTTGGCTCGGGCCTGAGGAGGGGTTTCTGCCCCATGGACGCGCGGGCGGGCCGCATGACGCGGCCCAGCCCATATTGCTGACCACGGAAGCCCGGGCGGCCAATGCGCCCGATTGCGTCATGGCAATCGACGGGGCGGAGGTGGCCGCAGACGAGGTGCAGGCGCTGGCGCGGGTCTGCGTGCTCTTTGACGGCAATGATCCGTCGGCGGTTCAATCGGCGCGGGTGCAGTGGAAGGCGCTGACCGATGCGGGCTGTTCGGCGCAATACTGGTCCGAGGAATCGGGCCGCTGGGAGATGAAGGCCGAAAGATAA
- a CDS encoding TIGR02281 family clan AA aspartic protease has protein sequence MDNISYGQLGYLVLLGAVLIFWFFVQDRAGLGTKVKALAAWGFIFVGVIAVIGLWDDIRSTVAPQQQVMQGEGRIVLPLQADGHYHARLDVNGTPVSFLVDTGATGTVLSAEDAERIGLAPDTLDYISTAQTANGIVRTAPVTLDNVALGPFTDRNVRAYVNEGALGQSLLGMSYLQRYAKIEIADRQLILTR, from the coding sequence ATGGACAACATTTCCTACGGACAGCTGGGCTATCTCGTTCTTCTGGGCGCGGTCCTGATCTTCTGGTTCTTCGTGCAGGATCGCGCGGGGCTCGGCACGAAGGTCAAGGCGCTGGCGGCCTGGGGCTTCATCTTTGTCGGCGTGATCGCGGTGATCGGGCTTTGGGATGATATCCGGAGCACGGTCGCCCCGCAGCAGCAGGTCATGCAAGGCGAGGGCAGGATCGTGCTGCCGCTCCAGGCAGACGGGCATTATCACGCCCGGCTCGATGTGAACGGAACGCCCGTCTCCTTCCTGGTGGATACCGGCGCCACGGGAACGGTCCTCAGCGCCGAGGATGCCGAACGGATCGGCCTCGCGCCAGACACGCTCGATTATATCAGCACGGCACAGACGGCGAATGGGATCGTGCGGACCGCGCCCGTGACGCTCGACAATGTGGCGCTTGGTCCCTTCACCGACCGGAATGTGCGCGCTTACGTAAACGAAGGGGCGCTCGGTCAGTCTTTGCTGGGCATGAGCTATCTGCAACGCTATGCGAAGATCGAAATCGCGGACAGACAGCTGATCCTGACGCGCTGA
- a CDS encoding MarC family protein, protein MDIALIITTLTTLFVVIDPIGTTPVFIALTRGMSARLKRAIALRACLVAAAILSLFAFAGEAVLGFVGITMPAFRIAGGLLLFLTALDMLFERRTKRRNDQASEAEEDMPDPSVFPLAIPLLSGPGAITSVILLTSEAASAEAMATIMGVLFGVLLIALVLLLISGWIERALGKIGITVITRLLGLLLAALSVQFVADGLLAFGFGTPTL, encoded by the coding sequence ATGGATATCGCGCTCATCATCACCACGCTCACGACGCTGTTCGTGGTCATCGATCCGATCGGCACCACCCCGGTCTTCATCGCTCTCACCCGCGGGATGTCGGCGCGCCTGAAGCGCGCCATCGCTCTGCGCGCCTGCCTCGTCGCCGCCGCGATCCTCAGCCTTTTTGCCTTCGCCGGCGAGGCGGTTCTGGGCTTTGTCGGGATCACCATGCCCGCCTTCCGCATCGCGGGCGGGCTTTTGCTGTTCCTGACCGCGCTCGACATGCTGTTCGAACGCCGCACGAAGCGCCGTAACGATCAGGCCAGCGAGGCCGAAGAGGACATGCCCGACCCGTCGGTCTTTCCGCTGGCCATTCCTCTCCTGTCGGGGCCGGGGGCGATCACCTCGGTCATTCTGCTGACAAGCGAGGCCGCCAGCGCCGAGGCGATGGCCACGATCATGGGCGTTTTGTTCGGGGTTCTGCTGATCGCGCTCGTCCTGTTGCTCATCTCCGGCTGGATCGAGCGCGCGCTCGGCAAGATCGGCATCACCGTGATCACCCGCCTTCTGGGTCTGCTACTGGCCGCGCTGTCGGTGCAATTCGTGGCGGACGGGCTGTTGGCGTTCGGCTTCGGCACGCCCACGCTCTGA
- a CDS encoding ABC-F family ATP-binding cassette domain-containing protein — translation MLNIQDISYSVEGRPLLQEASAMIPEGHKVGLVGANGTGKTTLFKLIRGELTLDGGEITLPRGARVGGVAQEVPSSETSLLETVLQADTERAALMEEAETATDAHRIAEVQARLADIDAWSAEGRAAAILKGLGFDEPQQHMPCSAFSGGWRMRVALAGVLFAEPDLLLLDEPTNYLDLEGALWLESYLARYPHTVIVISHDRGLLNRAVGGILHLSEKQLTFYQGPYDQFARQRAEKRANLMAQAKKQDARRAHLQSFVDRFKAKASKAKQAQSRVKMIEKMDTIRLPEDAATQVFTFPEPEELSPPIVHIEGGATGYGDTTILSRLDLRIDQDDRIALLGRNGEGKSTLSKLLSERLPLFTGKRTQASKLRVGYFAQHQVDELHVDETPLQHLQRERPGEHPSKLRARLAGFGLLAAQAETAVGRLSGGQKARLSLLLATLDAPHMLILDEPTNHLDIESREALMEALNAYTGAVILVSHDMHLLSLVADRLWIVKDGTVKPYDQDLDAYRRTLLEPDKPAQKPRKAEAPKAPKPSRDAILALRSDVRKCEARVQKIEEMREKLAKKLADPALYEDAQKHQLATWNKKYAEVMEGLEKAEALWMQAQEKLDAAEAA, via the coding sequence ATGCTGAATATTCAGGACATCTCCTATTCCGTGGAAGGCCGCCCGCTCCTGCAGGAAGCCTCCGCGATGATCCCCGAAGGCCACAAGGTGGGCCTTGTCGGCGCCAATGGCACGGGCAAGACCACGCTGTTCAAGCTGATCCGGGGCGAGCTGACCCTCGATGGCGGCGAGATCACCCTGCCCCGCGGGGCCCGCGTGGGCGGTGTGGCGCAGGAAGTGCCTTCCTCGGAGACATCGCTTCTCGAGACCGTGCTGCAGGCCGATACCGAACGCGCCGCGCTGATGGAAGAGGCGGAAACCGCGACCGATGCCCACCGCATCGCCGAGGTGCAGGCCCGTCTTGCCGATATCGATGCCTGGTCCGCCGAGGGCCGCGCCGCCGCGATCCTGAAGGGTCTCGGCTTTGACGAGCCGCAGCAGCACATGCCCTGTTCGGCCTTCTCGGGCGGTTGGCGGATGCGCGTGGCGCTGGCGGGCGTGCTCTTCGCCGAGCCTGACCTTCTCCTGCTCGACGAGCCGACGAACTATCTCGATCTCGAAGGTGCGCTCTGGCTTGAAAGCTATCTCGCGCGCTATCCGCACACCGTCATCGTCATCAGCCACGACCGCGGTCTTCTGAACCGCGCAGTAGGCGGCATCTTGCACCTGTCGGAAAAGCAGCTGACCTTCTATCAGGGCCCCTATGACCAGTTCGCCCGCCAGCGGGCCGAAAAACGCGCCAACCTGATGGCGCAGGCCAAGAAGCAGGACGCCCGCCGCGCGCATCTGCAAAGCTTCGTCGACCGCTTCAAGGCCAAGGCCTCCAAGGCCAAGCAGGCGCAGAGCCGCGTCAAGATGATCGAGAAGATGGACACGATCCGCCTGCCCGAGGATGCCGCAACGCAGGTCTTCACCTTCCCCGAACCCGAAGAGCTGTCGCCGCCCATCGTGCATATCGAAGGCGGGGCCACGGGCTATGGCGACACGACGATCCTGTCGCGGCTCGATCTTCGGATCGACCAGGACGACCGCATCGCGCTTCTGGGCCGCAACGGCGAGGGCAAGTCGACCCTGTCGAAACTGCTCTCCGAGCGGCTGCCGCTCTTTACCGGCAAGCGCACGCAGGCCTCGAAACTGCGCGTCGGCTACTTCGCCCAGCACCAGGTCGATGAGCTGCACGTGGACGAAACCCCGCTGCAGCACCTCCAGCGCGAACGCCCAGGTGAGCATCCCTCGAAGCTGCGCGCGCGCCTGGCGGGGTTCGGGCTGCTGGCCGCTCAGGCCGAAACCGCCGTGGGGCGCCTTTCGGGCGGCCAGAAAGCGCGGCTGTCGCTCCTGCTGGCCACGCTCGATGCGCCGCATATGCTCATTCTCGACGAGCCGACGAACCACCTCGATATCGAAAGCCGCGAAGCGCTGATGGAGGCGCTCAATGCCTATACCGGCGCGGTGATCCTCGTCAGCCACGACATGCATCTTCTCAGCCTCGTGGCCGACCGGCTCTGGATCGTGAAGGACGGCACGGTCAAACCCTACGATCAGGATCTCGACGCCTACCGCCGCACGCTTCTGGAGCCCGACAAACCCGCGCAGAAGCCGCGCAAGGCCGAGGCCCCGAAGGCTCCGAAACCCTCTCGGGATGCGATCCTCGCCCTGCGCTCGGACGTCCGCAAATGCGAAGCGCGGGTTCAGAAGATCGAGGAGATGCGCGAGAAACTGGCCAAGAAACTCGCCGATCCCGCGCTCTACGAGGACGCCCAGAAACATCAGCTCGCCACCTGGAACAAGAAATATGCCGAGGTGATGGAAGGGCTGGAAAAGGCCGAAGCGCTTTGGATGCAGGCGCAGGAGAAGCTCGACGCTGCCGAGGCGGCCTGA
- the ndk gene encoding nucleoside-diphosphate kinase, with protein MATERTLSIIKPDATKRNLTGKINAKFEEAGLTIVAQKRIQLTKAQAGEFYKVHAERPFYDELCEFMASAPVVVQVLEGEGAIAKNREVMGATNPADAEAGTIRAEFAESVGENSVHGSDAPETAKEEISYFFAGLEIVG; from the coding sequence ATGGCAACCGAACGCACGCTTTCGATCATCAAACCCGACGCGACCAAGCGCAACCTCACCGGCAAGATCAATGCCAAGTTCGAGGAAGCGGGTCTGACCATCGTGGCGCAGAAGCGCATCCAGCTGACCAAGGCGCAGGCCGGCGAGTTCTACAAGGTGCACGCAGAGCGTCCCTTCTATGACGAGCTGTGCGAATTCATGGCCTCCGCACCGGTCGTGGTGCAGGTGCTCGAAGGGGAAGGCGCCATCGCCAAGAACCGCGAAGTCATGGGCGCCACGAACCCCGCCGATGCCGAAGCGGGCACCATCCGCGCCGAGTTCGCCGAGTCGGTCGGTGAGAACTCCGTGCACGGCTCCGACGCGCCCGAGACCGCCAAGGAAGAGATCTCCTACTTCTTCGCAGGGCTCGAAATCGTCGGCTGA
- a CDS encoding DUF4112 domain-containing protein produces MSLPDRQGDFDRVDRIERLARTMDRAFRLPGTRIRFGWDSLIGLIPGIGDTVALLPAAYIVATARRMGVPTSLLVKMIWNIVIDWLVGLVPFAGDIFDVGFKSNSKNARLLREHIEARHGAPAGTAPVA; encoded by the coding sequence ATGAGCCTGCCCGACCGACAAGGTGATTTCGACCGGGTCGACCGGATAGAGCGGCTGGCGCGGACGATGGACCGCGCCTTCCGCCTGCCCGGCACGCGCATCCGCTTTGGCTGGGATTCGCTGATCGGACTCATTCCCGGTATCGGCGACACGGTGGCCCTGTTGCCCGCCGCCTATATTGTGGCCACCGCGCGGCGCATGGGCGTGCCCACATCGCTTCTGGTGAAGATGATCTGGAATATCGTCATCGACTGGCTGGTCGGCCTCGTGCCGTTTGCGGGCGATATCTTCGACGTGGGCTTCAAGTCCAACTCGAAGAATGCACGCCTGTTGCGGGAGCATATCGAAGCCCGGCACGGCGCCCCCGCAGGGACCGCGCCCGTGGCCTGA
- a CDS encoding YqaE/Pmp3 family membrane protein has protein sequence MDLIRIIFAVILPPLGVFLQVGLGKHFWLNILLTLLGYIPGIVHAVWIIAKTGPRTA, from the coding sequence ATGGACCTCATTCGCATCATTTTCGCCGTCATCCTGCCGCCGCTCGGCGTCTTCCTTCAGGTCGGCCTCGGCAAGCATTTCTGGCTCAACATCCTGCTGACGCTCCTGGGCTATATCCCCGGCATCGTGCATGCCGTCTGGATCATCGCAAAGACCGGTCCGCGCACCGCATGA
- a CDS encoding TfoX/Sxy family DNA transformation protein — protein MSAPVSSIRGLGAAMETACARAGIDSAAALRALGGDEAYRRMVAAGTRPHFIGYYALHMALQGRPWNDLKGDEKAAFRKRFDALMAAPRADADGLPSDLSDALDAMGTRPRRSTEDRN, from the coding sequence ATGAGCGCGCCCGTCTCCTCGATCCGCGGTCTCGGGGCAGCGATGGAGACGGCCTGTGCTCGCGCGGGCATTGACAGCGCCGCGGCTTTGCGCGCCTTGGGCGGCGACGAGGCTTACAGGCGCATGGTCGCCGCAGGAACGCGGCCCCATTTCATCGGCTATTACGCGCTGCACATGGCATTGCAGGGCCGACCCTGGAATGACCTCAAGGGCGATGAGAAGGCTGCCTTCCGCAAACGGTTCGATGCGCTGATGGCCGCCCCCCGCGCGGATGCGGACGGGTTGCCATCTGACCTCTCCGATGCGCTTGACGCGATGGGCACCCGTCCGCGCAGATCTACGGAAGATCGGAACTAG
- a CDS encoding pyridoxal phosphate-dependent aminotransferase, whose amino-acid sequence MPQIAPRITQMNAGGSDGWEVFYRARAMAASGEAVTELTIGEHDIGTDPAILDAMHRSARGGHTGYAAVPGTDGLRAAIADRVQTRTGVATGPENVLVTPGAQAGLFAAHMLVCAPGDAALYVDPFYVTYPGTIRAASARAVPVETRSEAGFLPDPADLDAAAAETGARSLLINTPNNPTGAVYPRATLEGIAEVARARDLWILSDEVYEGQIWQGTHLSPRALPGMAERTLVIGSMSKGHAMTGARLGWMIGPEAAIAHLIDLATVTTYGVPGFIQDAALFALRAGDTLETEVSAPFSRRRAIAERVLADAPALTLLPAQGAMYLMLDIRPTGMSGTDFATRLLDEAGIAVMPGESFGAAAAGHVRVAMTVEDAAFEAALVRLAEFAAEATALA is encoded by the coding sequence ATGCCACAGATCGCCCCTCGCATTACACAGATGAACGCAGGCGGCTCCGATGGGTGGGAGGTGTTCTACCGAGCCCGCGCCATGGCCGCATCGGGCGAGGCGGTGACCGAACTGACCATCGGCGAGCATGACATCGGCACCGATCCCGCCATCCTCGACGCGATGCACCGCTCGGCGCGCGGCGGGCATACGGGCTACGCCGCCGTGCCCGGAACGGACGGGCTGCGAGCGGCCATTGCCGACCGGGTGCAGACGCGGACGGGTGTCGCCACAGGCCCCGAGAACGTACTGGTCACGCCGGGCGCCCAGGCGGGGCTTTTCGCGGCGCATATGCTGGTCTGCGCGCCGGGCGATGCGGCGCTTTATGTTGATCCCTTCTACGTGACCTATCCCGGCACGATCCGCGCCGCCTCCGCCCGTGCCGTGCCCGTTGAGACGCGGTCCGAGGCGGGCTTCCTGCCCGATCCCGCCGATCTGGACGCCGCCGCCGCCGAGACCGGCGCGCGCTCCCTCCTGATCAACACGCCGAACAATCCCACCGGCGCGGTCTATCCCCGCGCCACGCTCGAGGGCATCGCCGAGGTGGCCCGGGCCCGCGACCTCTGGATCCTGTCGGACGAGGTCTATGAGGGTCAGATCTGGCAGGGCACGCATCTCAGCCCGCGCGCCCTGCCCGGCATGGCGGAGCGCACGCTGGTCATCGGCTCTATGTCCAAGGGCCATGCCATGACCGGGGCGCGGCTGGGCTGGATGATCGGGCCGGAAGCCGCCATCGCGCATCTCATCGATCTGGCGACGGTCACGACCTACGGGGTTCCGGGCTTCATCCAGGATGCGGCGCTTTTCGCGCTGCGCGCAGGCGACACGCTCGAGACCGAGGTCTCAGCGCCCTTCTCCCGCCGCCGTGCCATCGCCGAGCGGGTCCTGGCAGACGCGCCCGCTCTTACGCTGCTGCCCGCGCAGGGGGCGATGTATCTCATGCTCGATATCCGTCCTACGGGCATGTCCGGCACCGATTTCGCGACGCGGCTTCTGGATGAGGCCGGGATTGCGGTGATGCCCGGAGAAAGCTTCGGCGCGGCGGCTGCGGGCCATGTCCGCGTGGCCATGACGGTGGAGGATGCGGCATTCGAGGCCGCCCTCGTCCGGCTGGCGGAGTTTGCCGCCGAGGCCACAGCGCTGGCATGA
- the cysS gene encoding cysteine--tRNA ligase translates to MELSFTNTKTRRKEPFTPIDPDNVRMYVCGPTVYDRAHLGNARPVIVFDLLYRLLRHVYGEEHVTYVRNFTDVDDKINARAAESGRSIGEITEETIGWYLDDMGAVGALEPTHMPRATRYIPEMVAMVEDLIAKGHAYAAEGHVLFAVESYEDYGKLSGRAVEDMIAGARVEVAPYKRNPMDFVLWKPSEEGLPGWESPWGRGRPGWHIECSAMADALLGAEFDIHGGGNDLMFPHHENEIAQSCCAHEGGGFARVWLHNEMLQVEGKKMSKSLGNFFTVRDLLDQGVPGEVIRFVMLSTHYRKPMDWTDVKRREAEATLRKWRAMCDGIEAGTVPDGVVSALADDLNSAGALTILRQAANDGDAAALKAGAQMMGLLTDALGGWDAAPEADLSSLEMSLTNARAAAMETKDFTEVDRLKSALVAAGVEVRMSKAGVELVAGPDFDAGKLDGIV, encoded by the coding sequence ATGGAACTGAGTTTCACCAACACCAAGACGCGGCGGAAAGAGCCGTTCACGCCGATCGATCCCGACAATGTGCGGATGTATGTCTGCGGGCCCACGGTCTATGACCGGGCGCATCTGGGCAATGCGCGGCCCGTGATCGTGTTCGATCTGCTCTACCGGCTGTTGCGGCATGTCTACGGGGAGGAACACGTCACATACGTGCGCAACTTCACTGACGTCGACGACAAGATCAACGCAAGGGCCGCCGAGAGCGGACGCTCGATCGGGGAGATCACCGAGGAGACGATTGGCTGGTATCTCGACGATATGGGCGCAGTCGGCGCGCTCGAGCCCACGCATATGCCGCGCGCGACGAGGTACATTCCCGAGATGGTCGCGATGGTCGAGGACCTGATCGCCAAGGGTCACGCCTATGCGGCCGAGGGCCATGTGCTCTTCGCGGTGGAGAGTTATGAGGATTACGGCAAATTGTCTGGCCGCGCGGTCGAGGACATGATCGCAGGCGCGCGGGTCGAAGTGGCGCCCTACAAGCGCAACCCGATGGATTTCGTGTTGTGGAAGCCGTCGGAGGAGGGGCTGCCGGGATGGGAGAGCCCTTGGGGGCGGGGGCGTCCGGGCTGGCATATCGAATGCTCGGCCATGGCGGATGCACTTCTTGGGGCGGAGTTCGACATCCACGGCGGCGGCAATGACCTGATGTTCCCGCACCACGAGAACGAGATCGCGCAAAGCTGCTGCGCGCATGAAGGCGGCGGATTTGCACGGGTGTGGCTGCACAACGAGATGCTGCAGGTCGAGGGCAAGAAGATGTCCAAGTCGTTGGGCAACTTTTTCACCGTGCGAGACCTGCTCGATCAGGGCGTGCCGGGCGAGGTGATCCGCTTCGTGATGCTGTCCACCCATTACCGCAAGCCGATGGATTGGACCGATGTGAAGCGCCGCGAGGCGGAGGCGACGCTTCGAAAGTGGCGGGCGATGTGCGACGGTATCGAGGCCGGCACGGTCCCGGATGGGGTGGTGTCGGCGCTGGCGGATGATCTCAACTCTGCAGGGGCGCTCACCATCCTGCGGCAGGCGGCGAATGACGGTGATGCGGCTGCGCTGAAGGCCGGTGCGCAAATGATGGGGCTGTTGACGGACGCCCTGGGCGGTTGGGACGCCGCCCCGGAGGCTGATTTGTCGAGTTTGGAAATGTCGCTCACCAATGCGCGGGCTGCGGCGATGGAGACCAAGGATTTCACCGAGGTGGACCGGCTCAAGTCGGCGCTTGTCGCGGCGGGCGTCGAGGTGCGCATGTCGAAGGCGGGGGTGGAACTGGTGGCGGGGCCGGATTTCGATGCGGGCAAGCTCGATGGGATCGTTTGA
- the cimA gene encoding citramalate synthase, with product MTDRLYLYDTTLRDGQQTQGVQFSTPEKLKIAGALDALGLDYIEGGWPGANPTDSAFFEAAETKGATMTAFGMTKRAGRSAENDDVLAAVLNAGTKAVCLVGKSHDYHVETALGITREENLDNIRASIAHCVAEGREALFDAEHFFDGYASDPGYARSCLEAALEGGARWVVLCDTNGGTLPLAIGDVVADLIAQGIPGDRLGIHTHNDTETAVAGSLAAVDAGARQIQGTLNGLGERCGNANLVSLLPTLLLKAPYADSLETSVSRDALKDLTRISRMLDDVLNRVPMKQLPYVGSSAFAHKAGLHASAVIKAPDLYEHVDPGAVGNARIVPMSNQAGRSNLKRRLAEAGIEVAEDDPRLARILDRVKEREDEGYAYDTAQASFELLAREELGLMPQFFEVKRYRVSVERRKNKRNRMVSLSEAVVVVKVDGEKKLSVSESMDETGSDRGPVNALSKALAKDLGRYQEMIEDMRLIDFKVRITQGGTEAVTRVIIDSADGQGRRWSTVGVSANIVDASFSALIDAVNWKLCRDVADAPSRAAIPA from the coding sequence ATGACCGACCGCCTCTACCTCTACGACACCACGCTGCGCGACGGGCAGCAGACGCAGGGCGTGCAATTCTCCACGCCAGAGAAGCTGAAGATCGCAGGCGCGCTCGACGCGCTCGGGCTCGATTACATCGAGGGCGGCTGGCCCGGCGCCAACCCCACCGACAGCGCATTCTTCGAGGCCGCCGAGACCAAAGGCGCCACGATGACCGCCTTCGGCATGACGAAGCGCGCGGGCCGCTCGGCGGAGAATGACGACGTGCTGGCCGCCGTGCTCAACGCCGGCACCAAGGCGGTTTGTCTCGTCGGCAAGAGCCACGATTACCACGTCGAAACCGCACTCGGCATCACGCGCGAAGAAAACCTCGACAACATCCGCGCCTCCATCGCCCATTGCGTGGCGGAAGGGCGCGAGGCGCTCTTTGATGCGGAGCATTTCTTCGACGGATATGCCTCCGATCCCGGCTATGCGCGTTCCTGTCTTGAGGCCGCTCTTGAAGGGGGCGCGCGCTGGGTTGTGCTCTGCGATACCAATGGCGGCACGCTGCCCCTGGCGATCGGCGATGTCGTGGCGGACCTGATCGCGCAGGGCATCCCCGGCGACCGGCTGGGCATCCACACCCATAACGACACCGAAACGGCGGTGGCCGGATCGCTCGCGGCCGTCGATGCGGGCGCGCGGCAGATCCAGGGCACGCTGAACGGGCTGGGCGAGCGCTGCGGCAACGCGAACCTCGTCTCGCTTCTGCCCACGCTTCTGTTGAAGGCGCCCTATGCCGACAGCCTCGAGACAAGCGTCAGCCGCGACGCGCTCAAGGATCTCACGCGGATCAGCCGGATGCTGGATGATGTGCTTAATCGCGTGCCGATGAAGCAGCTGCCCTATGTGGGCTCCTCGGCCTTTGCGCATAAGGCGGGGCTGCATGCCTCGGCGGTGATCAAGGCACCGGACCTCTATGAGCATGTCGATCCCGGCGCGGTGGGCAATGCGCGGATCGTGCCGATGTCGAACCAGGCCGGGCGGTCGAACCTGAAGCGGCGTCTGGCCGAGGCGGGGATCGAGGTGGCCGAGGACGACCCGCGGCTGGCGCGCATTCTCGACCGGGTGAAAGAGCGCGAGGATGAGGGCTATGCCTATGACACGGCACAGGCTTCCTTCGAGCTTCTGGCGCGCGAGGAGCTTGGGCTGATGCCGCAATTCTTCGAGGTCAAGCGCTACCGCGTCTCCGTCGAGCGGCGGAAGAACAAGCGCAACCGCATGGTGTCCTTGTCCGAAGCGGTCGTGGTGGTGAAGGTCGATGGCGAGAAGAAACTGTCGGTCAGCGAGTCGATGGACGAGACCGGATCGGATCGCGGCCCCGTCAACGCGCTGTCGAAAGCGCTCGCGAAGGATCTCGGGCGCTACCAGGAGATGATTGAGGATATGCGCCTCATCGACTTCAAGGTGCGGATCACTCAAGGCGGGACCGAGGCCGTGACCCGCGTGATCATCGACAGCGCGGACGGGCAGGGGCGGCGCTGGTCCACGGTGGGCGTGTCGGCGAATATCGTCGACGCCTCCTTCTCGGCGCTCATCGACGCGGTGAACTGGAAGCTCTGTCGCGACGTGGCGGATGCGCCTTCCCGCGCGGCGATCCCGGCCTAG